In a genomic window of Pelotomaculum thermopropionicum SI:
- the Tsf gene encoding translation elongation factor Ts — MSISASLVKELRERTGAGMMDCKKALAETGGDLEKAVDYLREKGLAAAAKKAGRIAAEGLVESYIHGGGRIGVLVEVNCETDFVAKTEEFRAFVKDIAMQIAASRPEYVRREEVPESVIEKEKEILRAQALNEGKPEKIVDRMVQGRIEKYFKEVCLLEQPFIKNPDITVQELLTEQIARIGENINIRRFVRYELGEGIQKKQADLAAEVEAAARNACK, encoded by the coding sequence ATGTCTATATCTGCCAGTTTGGTAAAAGAGCTTCGCGAGCGCACCGGCGCCGGAATGATGGACTGTAAAAAGGCGCTTGCCGAGACCGGCGGCGATCTGGAGAAAGCAGTCGATTATCTGAGGGAAAAGGGACTTGCTGCTGCCGCCAAGAAGGCGGGCAGAATAGCCGCAGAAGGGCTGGTCGAGTCATATATCCACGGCGGGGGACGGATTGGTGTTCTGGTTGAAGTGAACTGCGAAACTGACTTTGTAGCCAAGACCGAAGAGTTCAGGGCTTTCGTTAAAGACATTGCCATGCAAATTGCCGCTTCCAGGCCGGAGTACGTAAGACGGGAAGAGGTGCCGGAAAGCGTTATTGAGAAAGAAAAGGAGATCTTAAGGGCACAGGCGCTGAACGAGGGTAAACCGGAAAAGATTGTCGATAGGATGGTTCAGGGGCGAATTGAGAAGTATTTTAAAGAAGTTTGCCTGCTGGAGCAGCCGTTTATTAAAAACCCCGACATTACCGTTCAGGAACTGTTGACGGAACAGATAGCAAGGATTGGTGAAAATATAAACATAAGGCGATTTGTCCGTTACGAACTGGGCGAAGGCATTCAAAAAAAACAGGCCGATCTGGCCGCAGAAGTTGAGGCAGCCGCCCGAAATGCCTGCAAATAA
- the GcpE gene encoding predicted enzyme (involved in the deoxyxylulose pathway of isoprenoid biosynthesis), which yields MHRRKTRPVFVGKVQVGGGAPVSVQSMTNTDTRDAAATIKQINELAAEGCEIVRVAVPDWEAAGALPVIVKNISIPLVADIHFDYRLALEAIKAGVDGLRINPGNIGGRNRVEAVAAAARERGIPIRIGVNAGSLEKRLLEKYGGVTPLAMVESALNHIKILEDLNFDNIKVSLKASNLRLMIEAYRLLSEKVDYPLHVGVTEAGTLCYGTVKSALGIGILLNEGIGDTIRVSLTGHPRHEVRVGYDILKALGLRRRGVEVISCPTCGRTQIDLIRIAEEVEERLRRLDKPLKVAVMGCAVNGPGEAREADVGIAGGKGEGLLFRKGRVIRKVPQDRLVDELIKEIQTF from the coding sequence ATGCACAGAAGGAAGACACGGCCGGTTTTTGTGGGTAAGGTGCAGGTGGGAGGCGGGGCGCCCGTAAGCGTTCAGTCCATGACCAATACCGATACCAGGGATGCCGCCGCTACAATAAAGCAAATCAACGAACTTGCCGCCGAAGGGTGCGAAATAGTACGCGTGGCCGTGCCCGATTGGGAGGCCGCCGGCGCGCTGCCGGTTATTGTGAAAAACATCAGCATTCCCCTTGTTGCCGACATTCATTTTGACTACCGCCTGGCGCTGGAGGCCATTAAGGCGGGAGTGGACGGGCTGCGGATCAACCCGGGCAACATTGGCGGCCGGAACCGGGTTGAGGCAGTTGCGGCGGCCGCGCGGGAACGCGGCATTCCCATCCGCATCGGGGTAAACGCCGGCTCACTTGAGAAAAGGCTTCTTGAAAAGTACGGCGGCGTTACTCCTCTTGCCATGGTCGAGAGCGCCTTGAACCATATTAAGATTTTAGAGGACCTTAATTTCGATAATATTAAAGTATCACTGAAAGCATCAAATTTACGTTTAATGATCGAAGCCTACCGTTTATTGTCGGAAAAGGTGGATTATCCGCTGCATGTCGGTGTCACCGAGGCCGGCACACTATGCTACGGAACTGTCAAATCCGCCCTGGGAATAGGCATTCTTTTAAATGAAGGGATTGGGGATACCATCAGGGTTTCCCTTACCGGGCACCCTCGCCACGAGGTAAGGGTGGGCTATGACATCTTAAAGGCCCTTGGATTGCGCCGCAGGGGGGTGGAGGTAATTTCCTGCCCTACCTGCGGCCGCACCCAGATCGACCTGATCAGGATAGCCGAAGAGGTTGAAGAAAGGCTTCGGCGGCTGGATAAGCCGCTGAAGGTGGCCGTAATGGGATGTGCCGTCAATGGTCCCGGGGAGGCCAGGGAGGCTGATGTGGGAATAGCCGGGGGAAAAGGGGAAGGCCTTCTTTTCCGCAAGGGCAGGGTAATCCGGAAGGTGCCGCAGGACAGGCTGGTAGACGAGCTTATAAAGGAAATCCAAACATTTTGA
- a CDS encoding ferredoxin, with amino-acid sequence MDKVAYKISDECLACGSCMEACPNDAISEGDIYKIDPDKCAECGACVDACPTGAIIEE; translated from the coding sequence GTGGATAAAGTGGCATACAAAATTTCCGATGAGTGCCTGGCATGCGGTTCCTGCATGGAAGCCTGCCCCAACGATGCGATTTCTGAGGGTGATATTTATAAAATTGATCCAGATAAGTGTGCGGAATGCGGTGCCTGTGTTGATGCATGCCCCACGGGAGCTATTATTGAAGAATAG
- the Frr gene encoding ribosome recycling factor, with protein sequence MAGELIKEAESNMKKTIEVVKKEFASLRAGRATPALLDKVMVNYYGTPTPVNQLANISVPEARLLVVQPWDKTVLPEIERAILKSDLGITPASDGNVIRLAIPQLTQERRAELMKVIKKKAEEGRVAIRNIRRDTNEQLKSQQKDGKMSEDELKRSQDEVQKLTDRYIKEIDSLLSTKEQEIMQV encoded by the coding sequence ATGGCAGGTGAGCTGATTAAAGAAGCCGAGAGCAACATGAAAAAAACTATAGAAGTGGTGAAAAAAGAGTTTGCTTCATTGCGCGCCGGCAGGGCTACGCCCGCTCTGCTGGACAAGGTTATGGTCAACTACTACGGAACACCTACGCCTGTCAACCAACTTGCCAATATCTCCGTACCGGAAGCAAGGCTTTTGGTTGTTCAGCCGTGGGACAAGACCGTTTTGCCGGAAATAGAGCGGGCAATCTTAAAGTCCGATCTTGGCATAACTCCTGCCAGCGACGGTAACGTGATCCGCCTTGCTATTCCGCAACTTACTCAGGAAAGACGGGCGGAGTTGATGAAGGTCATTAAGAAAAAGGCAGAAGAAGGGCGGGTGGCCATACGGAACATCCGCCGCGACACCAATGAACAGTTAAAGTCCCAGCAGAAAGACGGAAAAATGTCCGAAGATGAGTTGAAACGCTCCCAGGATGAGGTCCAAAAGCTAACCGACCGGTACATTAAAGAGATCGACAGCCTCCTCTCGACAAAGGAACAGGAGATTATGCAGGTATAA
- the CdsA gene encoding CDP-diglyceride synthetase, with the protein MLWQRVISALAGIPLIILAVWHGGIPLLLLTGLIVLLGLREMMEVMARLGLKPSLLLAAAGGVILLAGAYLYNDGYPGPTITIILFLHLIAAVAFYPRYTLLDGAGTLMGTLYVGLLSYLYLLRTLPDGWIWLVFMLAGTWASDTAAYFTGMAFGKRRIAPVLSPKKTLEGAIGGLLGSFLAGCLFVSVYPFLPPAKILLLSLMVGMAAEVGDLLESAFKRQAGIKDSSKLIPGHGGILDRFDSALFTAPLVYYYVMLFIIN; encoded by the coding sequence GTGCTCTGGCAGAGAGTTATAAGTGCGCTGGCAGGAATTCCGCTGATAATCCTGGCGGTCTGGCATGGGGGCATCCCCCTGCTCCTGCTGACAGGACTTATTGTCCTGCTGGGATTGCGGGAAATGATGGAGGTAATGGCCCGGCTGGGCCTGAAACCCTCTTTATTGCTGGCAGCAGCAGGGGGCGTAATACTGCTTGCCGGCGCATATCTTTATAACGACGGTTATCCCGGTCCTACCATAACCATCATACTGTTTTTACACCTGATTGCCGCCGTAGCCTTTTACCCTCGTTATACCCTGCTTGACGGTGCGGGGACCCTGATGGGCACCCTGTACGTCGGACTGCTAAGTTATTTGTACCTGCTGAGAACATTGCCTGACGGCTGGATCTGGCTGGTTTTTATGCTTGCCGGAACCTGGGCGAGCGATACGGCTGCCTATTTTACCGGAATGGCATTTGGTAAAAGAAGGATTGCCCCGGTTTTAAGCCCTAAAAAAACTCTTGAAGGAGCAATCGGGGGATTGCTGGGAAGCTTTCTGGCAGGGTGTTTATTTGTATCTGTTTACCCGTTTTTACCGCCGGCAAAGATACTTTTGCTGTCGCTTATGGTTGGTATGGCGGCGGAAGTGGGCGACCTGCTCGAGTCGGCCTTTAAAAGGCAGGCCGGGATAAAAGATTCCAGCAAGCTTATACCGGGGCACGGAGGCATCCTGGACCGGTTTGACAGTGCCCTGTTTACCGCCCCGCTGGTATATTACTATGTAATGCTGTTTATAATAAATTGA
- the PerM gene encoding predicted permease, giving the protein MPRPLLVLIYIAVTVISAVVVIIAFNYILPILVPFLIAFVFSVLMEPIIRVLEQKARFSRGPATMAAMVLFFGGIAVVFSVLVLQLVAELIQLSLSLPAAAAEFRNYYQVFIEKITAFYISLPPGVISSIEQNISTLTDSLQGLVSRMANSLMMFVSLVPGTLTVLVVSIIATYFLARDRYLIIKFLMRVFPSPWGEKAVAVIQDMSAAFIGYLRAQAVLVLITTVLSVTGLYLIGAKYALTIGLLVGFFDLIPVLGPATVYIPWVIWSFVTGATAFGVKIAVLYLIVLLTRQFLETKIVSANLGLHPLATLIAMYAGLKTMGISGLIMGPVLLIALQSIVKTVFFTSKGK; this is encoded by the coding sequence TTGCCCAGACCATTACTGGTATTGATTTATATTGCCGTAACGGTTATTTCGGCAGTTGTCGTAATAATTGCCTTTAATTACATACTGCCGATTCTCGTTCCGTTTCTTATAGCTTTTGTCTTCAGCGTTTTGATGGAGCCAATAATCAGGGTGCTGGAACAAAAGGCAAGGTTTTCCCGCGGGCCGGCGACAATGGCTGCAATGGTCTTATTTTTCGGCGGGATAGCCGTTGTTTTTTCGGTTCTGGTCCTGCAACTGGTGGCGGAACTGATCCAGTTGTCACTTTCCCTGCCCGCTGCAGCAGCGGAATTCAGAAACTATTACCAGGTTTTCATTGAAAAAATAACGGCCTTTTATATTTCCCTGCCGCCGGGAGTTATCTCGTCTATTGAACAAAACATTTCTACCCTTACCGACAGTTTGCAGGGATTGGTCAGCAGAATGGCCAACTCCCTTATGATGTTCGTTTCGCTGGTGCCCGGAACCCTCACGGTGCTGGTGGTGAGTATCATTGCCACTTACTTTTTGGCGCGTGACCGTTATCTTATCATAAAGTTTTTAATGCGCGTGTTCCCCTCTCCCTGGGGCGAAAAGGCGGTGGCGGTTATCCAGGACATGTCCGCAGCCTTTATTGGATATTTAAGGGCCCAGGCGGTTCTGGTGCTTATTACCACCGTGCTGAGCGTCACCGGCCTTTATCTGATCGGGGCAAAATATGCCCTGACCATCGGTCTCTTAGTCGGTTTCTTTGATCTGATTCCGGTTCTCGGTCCTGCCACCGTTTACATCCCGTGGGTGATCTGGTCCTTTGTTACCGGAGCAACTGCCTTTGGCGTAAAGATTGCCGTTTTGTACCTGATTGTCCTTTTAACCAGGCAATTTCTTGAAACAAAGATCGTTTCGGCAAATCTCGGCCTTCACCCCCTGGCAACTCTTATTGCCATGTATGCCGGTTTAAAGACAATGGGAATTTCCGGCTTGATTATGGGCCCGGTTTTGCTGATCGCCCTGCAGTCCATCGTGAAAACCGTGTTCTTTACTTCAAAGGGAAAATAA
- the Dxr gene encoding 1-deoxy-D-xylulose 5-phosphate reductoisomerase yields the protein MKNIVLIGSTGSIGRQTLEVIGSLPDRFKVVGLGSGKNWRLMAEQIRVFRPSAVAMAGEREIMNLKELLAGSYCPELGWGRTGMESLASMPEADLVVVAVTGFAGIYPTIAAIQAGKDVALANKETLVAAGHLVMKMAERHRAAILPVDSEHSAVWQCLCGRNSGEVEKIILTASGGPFREMCLEKLEKVTVDMALKHPNWNMGSKITIDSATLMNKGLEVIEAKWLFGLNYSQIEVVIHPQSIVHSAVEFLDGSVIAQMGLPDMRLPIQYALTYPERLPGSFPKLKLASLQGLTFEEPDTRRFPCLSLAFEAGLAGGTMPAVLNAANEVAVEFFLKGLLPFLGIPSVVRSVMEKHEMASDPGLEEIIEADRWARNMGVKVIRDLFN from the coding sequence ATGAAAAATATAGTATTAATTGGCAGTACAGGTTCTATCGGGCGGCAGACCCTGGAAGTGATCGGGAGCCTGCCGGACAGATTTAAGGTAGTAGGTCTGGGGTCGGGGAAGAACTGGCGCCTTATGGCCGAACAAATCAGGGTATTTCGCCCTTCGGCGGTCGCAATGGCCGGTGAAAGGGAAATCATGAACTTGAAAGAGCTGCTGGCCGGAAGTTACTGCCCCGAACTGGGCTGGGGCAGGACCGGCATGGAAAGTCTGGCCTCGATGCCTGAGGCCGATCTGGTGGTCGTGGCGGTAACCGGCTTTGCCGGCATATACCCGACAATTGCGGCAATCCAAGCCGGAAAAGATGTTGCCCTGGCCAATAAAGAGACCCTGGTTGCTGCCGGACACCTGGTAATGAAAATGGCCGAACGGCATAGGGCAGCCATTCTGCCCGTTGACAGCGAGCACTCGGCGGTATGGCAGTGCCTGTGCGGCCGCAATTCCGGCGAAGTGGAGAAGATAATCCTGACTGCTTCAGGCGGCCCTTTTCGTGAAATGTGTCTAGAAAAACTGGAAAAGGTAACTGTGGATATGGCCTTAAAGCACCCCAACTGGAATATGGGCAGCAAAATTACAATAGATTCGGCCACGCTAATGAACAAGGGGCTGGAGGTTATTGAAGCAAAATGGCTGTTTGGATTAAACTATTCCCAGATAGAGGTGGTAATCCACCCTCAGAGCATCGTCCATTCGGCGGTTGAGTTTCTTGACGGATCGGTTATTGCCCAGATGGGATTGCCCGACATGCGCCTTCCCATTCAATATGCCCTGACTTACCCAGAGCGCCTGCCCGGCTCGTTTCCAAAGCTTAAGCTGGCCAGCCTGCAGGGGCTGACTTTTGAGGAGCCTGATACCAGGAGATTTCCGTGTTTGAGCCTGGCTTTCGAGGCAGGTCTGGCAGGCGGTACGATGCCCGCAGTGCTCAATGCGGCCAATGAGGTGGCGGTGGAGTTTTTCTTAAAGGGGTTGTTGCCTTTTTTGGGCATACCATCAGTTGTAAGGTCGGTCATGGAAAAGCACGAGATGGCAAGCGATCCCGGACTGGAGGAAATTATCGAGGCGGACCGCTGGGCCAGAAACATGGGAGTGAAAGTCATCAGGGATCTGTTTAATTGA
- the RpsB gene encoding ribosomal protein S2: MAVISMKQLLEAGVHFGHQTRRWNPKMAPYIFTDRNGIYIIDLQKTVKKVEEAYNFIKQLAAEGETVLFVGTKKQAQEAVQEEAERCGMFYVNQRWLGGMLTNFQTIRRRIDRLQELEKMEENGSLEVLPKKEVAELMHEKEKLQKFLGGIKEMRRLPGALFVIDPRKERIAVAEARKLGIPIVAIVDTNCDPDEVDYVIPGNDDAIRAVRLLTAKMADAVLEGKQGEQLAE, from the coding sequence ATGGCTGTTATTTCAATGAAGCAGCTTCTGGAAGCAGGAGTGCACTTCGGTCATCAGACCCGCCGCTGGAATCCCAAGATGGCCCCCTACATTTTTACCGACCGCAACGGCATTTACATTATAGATTTGCAAAAAACGGTTAAAAAGGTCGAGGAGGCTTATAATTTTATCAAGCAACTGGCCGCAGAAGGAGAAACCGTTCTTTTCGTGGGCACCAAAAAGCAGGCGCAAGAAGCCGTGCAGGAAGAAGCTGAGCGCTGCGGGATGTTTTACGTGAACCAGCGCTGGCTGGGCGGCATGCTCACCAATTTCCAGACCATCAGGCGCCGGATCGACCGGTTGCAAGAACTGGAGAAAATGGAGGAGAACGGCAGCCTGGAGGTTTTGCCCAAAAAAGAAGTTGCGGAACTGATGCACGAGAAAGAAAAACTGCAGAAATTTTTGGGCGGCATTAAAGAAATGCGGCGCCTGCCGGGTGCTCTGTTTGTTATAGATCCCCGTAAGGAACGCATTGCTGTAGCCGAAGCGCGCAAACTGGGGATACCCATTGTGGCCATCGTAGATACAAACTGCGACCCGGATGAAGTGGACTACGTCATACCAGGCAACGATGATGCCATTAGGGCAGTTCGCCTTTTAACGGCGAAGATGGCTGACGCTGTTCTTGAGGGCAAACAGGGAGAACAGCTTGCGGAGTAA
- the CodY gene encoding pleiotropic transcriptional repressor, which translates to MRALLDKTRAINRLLQKSAGHIVDFNEVANVLSENIGASIYILDRRGKVLGHAYLKGWTCDVMKDIVEGCGGFPEEYNEYLMKINETFANFCQTANACLFEEKRCRFDNKITTIVPIVGAGTRLGTLILAKFDNHFTEEDLILGEYGATVVGMEILRARAEKMEEEARKRAAVQVAIGTLSYSELDAVQHIFEQLEGEEGLLVASKIADRVGITRSVIVNALRKFESAGVIESKSLGMKGTYIRVLNDCLLEELGRLKQH; encoded by the coding sequence ATGAGGGCATTACTGGACAAAACCCGCGCCATTAACAGGCTTTTACAGAAATCGGCGGGGCACATTGTAGATTTTAACGAAGTGGCAAATGTACTAAGTGAAAACATCGGAGCCAGCATTTATATCCTCGACCGGCGCGGAAAAGTCCTGGGGCACGCTTATTTAAAAGGCTGGACCTGCGATGTGATGAAGGACATTGTTGAAGGTTGCGGCGGTTTTCCGGAAGAGTATAACGAGTACTTAATGAAGATTAACGAAACATTTGCAAATTTTTGTCAGACCGCCAATGCCTGCCTGTTTGAAGAAAAACGCTGCCGCTTCGACAACAAAATTACCACCATCGTACCCATAGTCGGTGCGGGGACGCGTCTTGGCACTCTGATTCTGGCCAAGTTTGACAACCATTTCACCGAGGAGGACCTGATCCTCGGGGAGTACGGCGCAACCGTCGTGGGAATGGAAATACTGAGGGCCAGAGCAGAAAAGATGGAAGAAGAGGCGCGGAAACGGGCGGCGGTGCAGGTGGCCATCGGTACCCTTTCGTATTCCGAGCTTGATGCGGTGCAGCACATTTTTGAGCAGCTGGAGGGCGAGGAAGGGCTTCTGGTGGCCAGTAAAATAGCCGACCGTGTCGGAATAACAAGGTCGGTTATAGTCAATGCCCTGCGCAAATTTGAAAGTGCCGGCGTTATTGAATCGAAATCTCTCGGCATGAAGGGCACATATATCCGCGTGCTGAACGACTGCCTGCTAGAAGAACTTGGAAGATTAAAGCAGCATTGA
- a CDS encoding predicted membrane-associated Zn-dependent protease 1 — MLTFMASIFVFGMLIFFHELGHFMLAKLVGIKVREFSLGFGPKIFGMHRGETAYNLRALPLGGFVRMAGMDPNEEEEDVDEERGFNRKTIGQRAAVIFAGPLMNFLLAVLLLAVIFIFQGLPVPSNSTRVGEVIPGFPAEKAGIVANDRIVAVNGQRVETWEEMVGIINGMPEQKILIDFEREGTLRQVELVTARDENGLGKIGVYQANDFVRVGPLRSLALGAEWTGRVTVMILDFISKMLFGQVPADLGGPVRVVSEIGKAAQVGFFFLLQLSAFLSINLGLFNLFPIPALDGSRILFLAWEKIRGRPVDPVKENFIHLVGFGLLLLLMVVITYNDILQIYILDKIPEQ, encoded by the coding sequence ATGTTAACCTTTATGGCTTCAATATTTGTTTTCGGCATGCTGATCTTTTTCCATGAGCTCGGTCATTTTATGCTGGCCAAGCTGGTCGGGATAAAAGTGCGGGAATTCAGCCTGGGCTTTGGCCCGAAAATATTTGGTATGCACCGGGGGGAAACTGCCTACAACCTGCGGGCCCTGCCGCTGGGAGGGTTTGTCCGCATGGCCGGGATGGATCCCAACGAGGAAGAGGAAGACGTTGATGAAGAGCGCGGCTTCAACAGGAAAACCATAGGGCAGCGGGCGGCGGTCATCTTTGCCGGTCCTTTGATGAACTTTTTGCTGGCCGTGCTTCTTCTGGCGGTGATTTTTATTTTTCAAGGCCTGCCGGTGCCGTCGAACAGCACCCGGGTCGGCGAGGTTATTCCCGGCTTTCCTGCCGAAAAAGCCGGCATTGTTGCCAACGACAGGATTGTGGCGGTCAATGGGCAGCGGGTTGAGACATGGGAAGAAATGGTCGGGATTATTAACGGAATGCCCGAGCAAAAAATTTTAATTGACTTTGAAAGAGAGGGAACTCTGCGGCAGGTCGAACTGGTGACCGCACGGGATGAAAACGGCCTGGGTAAAATAGGCGTATACCAGGCCAACGATTTCGTCAGGGTGGGCCCTCTCCGGTCCCTGGCCCTGGGAGCCGAATGGACCGGCAGGGTTACCGTAATGATCCTTGACTTTATTTCAAAAATGCTCTTCGGCCAGGTGCCGGCCGATCTGGGCGGCCCGGTGCGGGTGGTCAGCGAAATAGGCAAGGCGGCACAGGTAGGCTTTTTCTTCCTGCTGCAGCTTTCTGCCTTCTTAAGCATAAATCTTGGCCTGTTCAATCTTTTTCCAATACCCGCCCTGGACGGGAGCAGGATCCTGTTCCTGGCCTGGGAGAAAATCAGGGGCCGTCCGGTGGATCCAGTCAAGGAAAATTTTATCCACCTGGTCGGTTTCGGTTTGCTTCTGCTCTTGATGGTGGTAATTACTTACAACGACATCCTGCAAATCTATATTCTTGATAAGATTCCGGAGCAGTAA
- the UppS gene encoding undecaprenyl pyrophosphate synthase: MFGKILGFWRREESGDQHGAEAKRLLKKLDRSRLPKHIAIIMDGNGRWAQRRGFPRAYGHRAGVESLRDIVKACSELQIPILTVYAFSTENWKRPQEEVDILMDLLVEYLNKEIDELCRSGVRINPIGRLGDLPRQAQDALKMATDCSRNNKGLILNLALNYGGRTEIVDAVRSIAADVEKGLLRPGEIDDKVISERLYTAGQPDPDLLIRPAGDFRISNFLLWQLAYTEFWLTPVMWPDFRRVHLLRAIDDFQRRERRFGGLIKK, from the coding sequence ATGTTTGGTAAGATACTGGGTTTTTGGCGCCGGGAGGAAAGCGGCGATCAGCACGGTGCCGAGGCAAAAAGGCTTTTAAAAAAGCTGGATAGAAGCAGGCTGCCTAAACATATTGCCATCATCATGGACGGTAACGGCCGGTGGGCCCAGCGGCGTGGATTCCCACGCGCCTACGGTCACCGGGCCGGTGTAGAATCCTTAAGAGATATTGTAAAAGCCTGTTCGGAATTGCAAATACCGATTTTAACCGTATACGCATTCTCCACGGAGAACTGGAAAAGGCCGCAGGAGGAAGTGGACATTCTGATGGACCTCCTGGTAGAGTATTTGAATAAGGAAATTGATGAACTCTGCCGGAGCGGTGTGCGGATAAACCCCATCGGCAGACTTGGCGATCTGCCGCGGCAAGCTCAGGATGCCTTAAAAATGGCAACTGATTGCAGCCGCAACAATAAGGGACTGATCCTAAATCTGGCCTTAAATTACGGGGGACGCACCGAGATTGTCGACGCGGTTCGGTCTATTGCTGCAGACGTTGAAAAAGGCCTGTTAAGGCCAGGAGAAATAGATGATAAAGTTATCTCGGAGCGCCTTTATACGGCCGGTCAGCCCGACCCCGATCTGTTAATACGCCCAGCCGGCGACTTCAGGATAAGCAACTTTTTGCTGTGGCAACTGGCCTACACCGAGTTCTGGCTTACCCCCGTCATGTGGCCAGATTTCCGGCGTGTTCACCTGCTGCGCGCTATTGACGATTTCCAGCGGCGTGAACGCCGTTTCGGCGGACTGATAAAAAAATAG
- the PyrH gene encoding uridylate kinase — protein MVAPKYWRVVLKLSGEALAGSLGYGIDPDVVNNIAVQIKEVMEHRVQLAIVVGGGNIWRGVAGSAKGMDRATADYMGMLATVINSLALQDALEKQGVDTRTQTAIEMREVAEPYIRRRAIRHMEKGRVVIFAGGTGNPYFSTDTTAALRAAEIEAQVILMAKRVDGVYDSDPLKNPNARKFQELTFIEMLNRGLGVMDATAASLCMDNKIPVIVFDLTEEGNIKKAVFGEKIGTYIGGEFNGR, from the coding sequence ATGGTGGCTCCTAAATACTGGAGAGTGGTGCTGAAGCTGAGCGGGGAGGCCCTTGCCGGTTCGCTGGGGTATGGAATCGATCCCGATGTGGTCAACAACATCGCCGTTCAGATTAAAGAAGTAATGGAGCACAGAGTTCAACTGGCCATAGTGGTCGGCGGGGGGAACATCTGGCGGGGAGTGGCCGGCAGCGCCAAGGGCATGGACCGGGCTACGGCAGATTACATGGGAATGCTGGCAACGGTAATAAATTCGCTGGCCCTGCAGGATGCGCTGGAAAAACAGGGGGTTGACACCCGCACCCAGACCGCAATAGAAATGAGGGAGGTTGCCGAGCCTTATATCAGACGCCGCGCCATCAGGCATATGGAAAAAGGAAGGGTGGTTATTTTTGCTGGGGGTACCGGGAACCCTTACTTTTCCACCGATACCACTGCTGCCCTGCGTGCGGCCGAGATCGAGGCGCAGGTTATTTTAATGGCAAAGCGGGTAGACGGGGTATATGATTCCGACCCGCTGAAAAATCCTAATGCCAGGAAGTTCCAGGAGCTAACTTTTATTGAGATGCTGAACCGCGGGCTGGGCGTAATGGATGCTACCGCAGCATCTCTTTGCATGGATAACAAGATACCCGTAATTGTTTTCGATTTAACTGAAGAAGGGAATATAAAGAAGGCAGTATTCGGAGAAAAAATTGGTACTTACATCGGAGGTGAGTTTAATGGCAGGTGA